The Schistocerca cancellata isolate TAMUIC-IGC-003103 chromosome 4, iqSchCanc2.1, whole genome shotgun sequence genome contains a region encoding:
- the LOC126185005 gene encoding MYG1 exonuclease, whose translation MLPSTLFGSIQIKRFCVAYCCHFRSRLHRLHICQKGRAGTLSVSNTPGKMCSVSRPRICTHDGTFHCDEALACYMLKRLPEYNDAKIVRTREEAIIKECDVVVDVGGVYDPSKHYYDHHQRNFDESMSSLSEKYKWKTKLSSAGLVYFHFGHRVLKIILDSTDDKLISAVYDKVYEFFIQEIDGIDNGVPMFNGEPSYRICTNLSARVARLNPFWNGVSDSDIDRFNEAYCLVGKEFEDHIKYWAHVWWPAHDIVRKAVNNRYETHPSGEIMLLSNGGCPWKDHLFELEEKLHIEPTIKYVLFQDQAGKWRVQGVPIAPQSFVCRKFLCEAWRGLRDEELSVKAGIAGCIFVHATGFIGGNKTYTGVLEMAAKSLTA comes from the exons ATGTTGCCATCAACACTGTTTGGTTCCATCCAGATTAAGCGCTTCTGTGTAGCGTACTGTTGTCATTTTAGATCTCGCCTTCACAGACTACACATTTGTCAGAAAG GTAGAGCTGGTACACTTTCTGTTTCTAATACACCTGGGAAAATGTGTTCTGTGTCTAGACCAAGAATTTGCACTCATGATGGAACTTTCCACTGCGACGAAGCTCTTGCTTGCTATATGTTGAAGAGATTGCCGGAATATAATGATGCAAAAATTGTCAGAACTAGAGAGGAAGCTATTATAAAAGaatgtgatgttgttgttgatgttggtggTGTTTATGACCCATCAAAGCATTACTATGACCATCATCAGAGAAATTTTGATGAAAGTATGAGTTCACTGTCTGAAAAGTATAAGTGGAAAACTAAACTTAGCAGTGCTGGTCTTGTGTATTTCCATTTTGGCCATAGAGTATTGAAGATAATCCTAGACTCAACTGATGACAAACTAATATCTGCTGTATACGACAAGGTATATGAATTCTTCATTCAAGAAATAGATGGCATTGATAATGGAGTACCTATGTTCAACGGCGAACCAAGTTACAGAATTTGTACCAACTTATCAGCTCGTGTCGCAAGGTTAAATCCATTTTGGAATGGTGTAAGTGACAGTGACATAGATAGATTTAACGAAGCCTATTGTCTTGTTGGAAAAGAATTTGAAGACCACATAAAATATTGGGCCCACGTTTGGTGGCCTGCTCATGATATTGTTCGTAAGGCAGTAAATAACCGTTATGAGACACATCCTTCTGGTGAGATAATGTTACTGTCAAATGGTGGTTGCCCTTGGAAGGATCATCTCTTTGAGCTGGAAGAAAAGTTACACATCGAGCCAACTATAAAATATGTGCTGTTTCAAGATCAAGCAGGGAAATGGAGAGTCCAGGGTGTACCCATTGCACCACAAAGCTTCGTGTGTCGCAAGTTCTTATGTGAAGCTTGGCGTGGTTTGAGAGATGAAGAGTTGAGTGTAAAAGCTGGGATTGCAGGTTGTATTTTTGTTCATGCGACAGGTTTTATTGGAGGAAATAAAACATACACTGGTGTTCTTGAAATGGCTGCTAAGTCACTAACAGCTTAG